ACACATCCGGTTCCACCGGCCGTCCCAAGGGCGTGCTGGTGACCCACCGGAACATCCTCGCGCTCTGTGCGGACCCGTGCTGGGCCGACGGCACCCACCGTCGCGTACTGGCGCACTCGCCGCACTCGTTCGACGCCTCCACCTTCGAGATCTGGGTGCCGCTGCTGGGCGGCGGCACCGTCGTGGTCGCGCCGCGGGCCGAGTCCGCCGTGCAGACCGTCGAGCAGGCCGTCGCCCGGCACGGGGCGACCAGCGCCTTCCTCACCGCCTCGCTGTTCAGCGCCCTGGTTGCGCAGCGGAGCCCCGCCCTGGGGCAGTTGCGGCACATCTGGGTCGGCGGCGAGGAGCCGTCACCCGCAGCCGTGCGGCAGATGTTGGAGGACTTTCCCGGCACCCTGCTCACCAACGGTTACGGACCGACGGAGAACACCACCTTCACCACCTCGCACCGCTTCCGCCCGGAGCCGACCGCCGCCCGGGACACCAAACCCTCGATCGGGTGTGGGTTGGCTAATACGCGGGTGTATGTGCTGGATGGGTGTTTGGTTCCGGTGCCGTTGGGTGTGGTGGGGGAGTTGTATGTGGGTGGTGCGGGGGTGGCTCGGGGGTATGTGGGTCGTCCTGGTGTGACGGCGGGTCGTTTTGTGGCGGATCCGTTTGTGGGTTCGGGGGAGCGGATGTATCGCACGGGGGATTTGGTGCGGTGGTCCGGTGTGGGGGAGTTGGAGTTTGTCGGGCGGGTTGACGATCAGGTGAAGGTGCGGGGTTTCCGGATCGAGTTGGGGGAGGTGCGGGGGGCGCTTGAGGCTGATCCGGCGGTGGGTCAGGCGGTGGTGGTGGTGCGTGAGGATCGGCTGGGTGAGCGTCGGTTGACGGGGTATGTGGTGCCGGTCGCGGGTGTGGATGTGGTGGGTTTGGCTGGGGTGTTGGTGCGTCGGGTGGGGGAGGTGCTGCCGGATTACATGGTGCCTTCGGTGGTGGTGTTGGAGGGTGGGTTGCCTTTGACGCCGAATGGGAAGGTGGATCGGGCGGCGCTTCCGGTGCCTGGTGGGGATGGCGGTGGGGCTGATGGTGGGGAGGGGGGTCGGTCGCGGGGGCCGGTCGGTGCGGTGGAGGAGTTGTTGTGTGGTCTGTTCGCCGAGTTGCTGGGACGTGAGCGGGTCGGTGTCGATGCCGACTTCTTCGCACTCGGCGGCCACTCACTGCTCGCGGTCCGGCTCGTCAGCCGCCTCCGTGCCGAGCTGGACGCCGAGATCGACATGCGTACGATCTTCGAGGCCCGTACACCGGCCGAGCTCGCCGCCCGTTTCGCCACTGCGGCGCCCTCCCGTACCTCGCTGGAGCCATGGCCCATCCGCCCGGAGAGCCTGCCGCTGTCCTTCTCCCAGTCGCGGTTCTGGTTCCACGGCGAACTCTCCGAAGGCTCCGACGGGGAACCGCAGACGATCACCACGGTGCTGAGGCTGACCGGCGAGCTGGACACGGAGGCGCTGCGGGCCGCGCTGCGGGACGTGGCAGGGCGCCACGAGAGCCTGCGTACGGTCTTCCCCGTCGTGGACGGCGCCGCGCACCAACACGTCCTCGACCTCGACTCCCCCGCTGTCACCTCCCGACTGGAGCTGCCCGTCGACCGGGTCGAGCCCGGACGGCTGGCGCGGACCATGGCCGAGGCTTCGGGGCAGGCCTTCGACCTGACGGCGGAACCACCGCTGCGGGTACGACTGCTCGCCACTGACGACAGCGAACACATCCTGCTGGTGACGATCCATCACATCGTGTTCGACGGATGGTCGGCCGGGCCGTTCCTGCGGGATCTCTCGGTGGCCTATCGAGCGCGGCTCGCGGGTGGTGCGGCGCCCGACTGGGACGACCTTCCGGTGCAGTACGCCGACTTCACCTTGTGGCAGCGTGAGGTGCTGGGTTCGGCCGATGACGAGGACAGCCTCTGTGCGCGGCAGTTGGCCTACTGGCGGCGCAGGCTCGACGGTCTCCCCGAAGAGCTCGTCCTGCCCACCGACCGGCCCCGGCCGCCCACCGCGTCGCACCGGGCGGAATCCGTCGCGCTGCGGCTGGGAGCCGACGACCACGGGCGGCTCGCAGGGCTGGCCCGGCGGCACGGGGCGAGCCTGTTCACTGTGCTGCACGCGGGACTCGCTGCCTTCCTGCACCGGCTCGGCGCGGGCACCGACATCGCGGTGGGCAGCCCGGTCGCCGGTCGTACCGATGTCGCGATGGACGAGCTGGTCGGCTGCTTCGTCAACACCGTCGTCATACGGACCGACGTGAGCGGCGAACCGGACTTCGGCGCGCTGGTCGACCGGGCGCGCACCGAGGTGGTTGCCGCGCTCGACCACCAGGACGTGCCGTTCGAGAAGGTGGTGGAAGCCGTCAACCCGCCCCGTACCCCGGCTCGCCACCCGGTGTTCCAGACCATGCTCAGCCTGCAGAACAACGCGGCGGCCACGGTGGACCTGCCCGGACTTGACGCGGTGCGGCCGGCGACGGACGACCGGTATCCGTCGATCGCCTTCGACCTGCTCTTCGACATCACCGAGACCGGCACCGGTCTCGAGGGGCGGCTGGTCTACGCCCAGGACCTGTTCGACCGTGCCACCGCCGAACGCATGGCGGGCTGGTTCGAACTGTTCCTCGCGGCGGCGGCGGCCGATCCGGCCCGCCCCGTGGGACGTCTTGACCTCATCTCTTCGGGTGAGCGCACGCACATGCTGGAATCGGGCAGCGGCCACGCCCGCGAGGTGAGCGCCCGGACCGTGCCCGAACGGGTGCGGGAGTGGGCGGACGAGACCCCGGACGCCGTCGCGGCGGTCTGCGGTGGCGACTCGCTCAGCTACCGGGAGCTGGACACCCGGTCCCGGCGCCTGGCGCGGTATCTGTGCGCACGGGGCGCCGGGCCCGAACGGGTTGTAGCCGTTGCCATGGAACGCTCGCTCGACCTGCTTGTCGCCCTCATCGCCGTACACAGGTCCGGTGCCGCCTACCTCCCCATCGACCCCGGGCACCCCAGGGCGCGGATCGCGGCGGTGCTGTCCGGCGCGCGCCCCGGCTCGCCTGTGCTGGTTCTGTCCGACCGCGCCACGCGTGCGGCGGTGGGTGAGGACGGCTGGCTGGCACTGGACGACCCCGAGACGGCGTCCCGACTTGCCGCGCCGGCGGACGACGACGCATCGGTCGGCGGGCCACAGGTCCGGACCGACCCGCACGGCCTGGCCTATGCGATCCACACTTCCGGATCCACCGGCCGGCCCAAGGGCGTCGCCGTCACGCATCGGAACCTCACCAACCTGCTGGACGCCATGTGCGACCGGATGCCCCTTGCGCGAGACGACCGATGGCTCGCCGTGACCACCGTCGCCTTCGACATCGCGCACCTCGAACTGTTGCTGCCACTGCGCGAAGGCGCATGCGTCGTCATCGCCGGATCCGACGAGGCGAAGGACCCGTTCGCACTCGCCCGGCTGATCGAGCGGCACATCGTGACGGTGATGCAGGCGACCCCGTCGTTGTGGTCCGTGGTCGTCGACAGCGTTCCGGAGGCCGTCCGAGGACTGCGGGTACTGGTGGGCGGTGAGACGCTCGGCGCCAGGCTCGCCGCCGAGCTCACCGATCGGGCGCGCGAGGTGATCAATGTCTACGGACCCACCGAGACCACCATCTGGTCGCTGGCCGCGCCCGTGGGCCGGGGCGAAGGGCGTGTGCCGCCGATCGGGTGTGGGTTGGCTAATACGCGGGTGTATGTGCTGGATGGGTGTTTGGTTCCGGTGCCGTTGGGTGTGGTGGGGGAGTTGTATGTGGGTGGTGCGGGGGTGGCTCGGGGGTATGTGGGTCGTCCTGGTGTGACGGCGGGTCGTTTTGTGGCGGATCCGTTTGTGGGTTCGGGGGAGCGGATGTATCGCACGGGGGATTTGGTGCGGTGGTCCGGTGTGGGGGAGTTGGAGTTTGTCGGGCGGGTTGACGATCAGGTGAAGGTGCGGGGTTTCCGGATCGAGTTGGGGGAGGTGCGGGGGGCGCTTGAGGCTGATCCGGCGGTGGGTCAGGCGGTGGTGGTGGTGCGTGAGGATCGGCTGGGTGAGCGTCGGTTGACGGGGTATGTGGTGCCGGTCGCGGGTGTGGATGTGGTGGGTTTGGCTGGGGTGTTGGTGCGTCGGGTGGGGGAGGTGCTGCCGGATTACATGGTGCCTTCGGTGGTGGTGTTGGAGGGTGGGTTGCCTTTGACGCCGAATGGGAAGGTGGATCGGGCGGCGCTTCCGGTGCCTGGTGGGGATGGCGGTGGGGCTGATGGTGGGGAGGGGGGTCGGTCGCGGGGGCCGGTCGGTGCGGTGGAGGAGTTGTTGTGTGGTCTGTTCGCCGAGTTGCTGGGACGTGAGCGGGTCGGTGTCGATGCCGACTTCTTCGCACTCGGCGGCGACAGCATCAGCTCGATCCGCCTGGTGTCAAGAGCCCGCGCCAAGGGCGTGGTGATCACCGCTCGAGAGGTGTTCCGCCACCGGACCGTCGAGGCACTGGCCGCACACGCACGACTGCGGCAGCCCAAGGCGAAGCCCGGCGCCGAGACCGCGAAGCCCGCGGAGGAAACGGCATCCGCCCCGGCGACGGCGAATCCCGGCGACGCGCTCACCGGACCCGAGCCGACCGGTCCCGTACCGCTCACTCCCATCCTCCGCTGGCAGCGGGACAGGGGCGGCCCGGTCGACGGTTTCCACCAGTACGTACTCGTCCGCACTCCTGCCGACCTGGAGCTGCCGAGACTGCATGCGATACTCCAGTCGCTGCTCGACCGCCACGACACCCTGCGGATGCGCCTGCGGCGCACCCCGGAATGGCGGCTCGACATCCTGCCGCGCGGCGCGGTCACGGTGGACGGACGCATCGCCCGGGTGCCGGTCGACGGCACCGGCACCGGTATCGATGGAGTGCAGGCGGAGTGGGAGCGGACACTGCGCGTCCAGGTCGATCTGGCGCGCGGGCGGCTCGCACCGGAGACCGGGAACATGCTCCAGGCCGTGTGGTTCGACACGGGCCCCGGGAACCCCGGACGCCTGCTTCTCCTGATCAACCATCTGTCGGTGGACGGTGTCTCCTGGCGGATCCTCCTCCAAGACCTGCGCGGTGCCTGGACCCAGCCGGCGGCCGAGCCGCCGCGGCCCGCGGCCTCGTTCCCGGAGTGGGGTGGTCGACTGGAGAAGAACGCACTCGACCGCTCCGTCGAACTCCCCTACTGGAGCACGGTGCTGGAAGGAGCGGGCGAACTGTTCGACGGTGCCGCCGTGCTGCCCGGACGCGATGTCCTGAGAACCCAGGAGACCATCTCCCGCGTGCTGACGGCGGACCGCGCCGAAGCCCTGCTGACCCGGTTGCCCGCCCGTCTCGGCACCGGTGTCAACACAGTGCTGCTCGCGGCACTGGGCCTCGCCCTACGGGGCTGGCGCGCCGCGTACTTCCCGAGGAACACCGCGCCGTTCCTGGTGGATGTGGAGGGCCACGGCCGTGAAGCGCTGGCGGACGACCCCGCGGACGAGCCGGACATCTCCACCACCGTCGGCTGGTTCACCAGCATGTTCCCCGTCCGCCTCGACACTCGGAGCGATGCCCCGTACGACGCCCTGCGCTCCGTACGGGACCAACTGGACACCATGCAGGACAAGGGACTCGGCTACGGTCTGCTGCGCCATCTGAACCCGGCCACCGCACCCGTGCTGGAGCGGCTGCCCCGGGGGCAGATCCTCTTCAACTACCTCGGCAGGTTCGAGAGTCCGGACGACACGGACTGGTCACTCGCGCCCGAAGCCGCTGCGGTAGGCAGCGGCGGGGACCCGGACATGCCGCTCACCCACCTGCTGGAGGTGTCCGCCGTAGCGCTTCAGCGGAAGGGCGGCCCCGAGCTGCACATCAGCTGGGCGTATGCGTCCGGGCTGCTGGAGCAG
This DNA window, taken from Streptomyces sp. SCSIO 30461, encodes the following:
- a CDS encoding amino acid adenylation domain-containing protein, producing MIPLSFSQLRFWFQGEVDGGDASLNASVVLRMSGALDVSAITDALRDVVGRHEILRTLFAAQDDEPRQLILDPRDTAARLALPVRRIEAADVERTIAVAADRPFALGRELPLRAELLSAGPDEYVLVVVVHHIVFDGWSAGPFLRDLSVAYRARLAGGAAPDWDDLPVQYADFTLWQREVLGSADDEDSLCARQLAYWRRRLDGLPEELVLPTDRPRPPTASHRAGVVPFRVGPRVHGRLQELAREHGASLFMVLHAGLATLLHRFGAGSDIPVGSPVAGRTDTGLEDLVGCFVNTVVVRTAAGLLSANPSFSDLLRHVRSDVLSALAHQDVPFEQVVEAVNPARSAGRHPLFQVMLVLQNNATAAVHLPGVEARMTTEGRDRAVAFDLVVDATETDGGLDVRLVYAEDLFDRGTADRIARAYERLLIAAVRYPAEPIGHLELMGNAERQSLLDAGRGPVHPVPEGSVPIRFEEQAAATPDAIAVLCGGVSLSYAELEARSRRLAEVLRGSGAARERCVAVAMERSADLVVALLAVLRSGAAYLPLDLRSPDPRLRAILEESRPCLLLTDLSARERAGTWARSFDGLTVLDVTDPVPTASTADAEPIGGLPGIHAEGAAYVMYTSGSTGRPKGVLVTHRNILALCADPCWADGTHRRVLAHSPHSFDASTFEIWVPLLGGGTVVVAPRAESAVQTVEQAVARHGATSAFLTASLFSALVAQRSPALGQLRHIWVGGEEPSPAAVRQMLEDFPGTLLTNGYGPTENTTFTTSHRFRPEPTAARDTKPSIGCGLANTRVYVLDGCLVPVPLGVVGELYVGGAGVARGYVGRPGVTAGRFVADPFVGSGERMYRTGDLVRWSGVGELEFVGRVDDQVKVRGFRIELGEVRGALEADPAVGQAVVVVREDRLGERRLTGYVVPVAGVDVVGLAGVLVRRVGEVLPDYMVPSVVVLEGGLPLTPNGKVDRAALPVPGGDGGGADGGEGGRSRGPVGAVEELLCGLFAELLGRERVGVDADFFALGGHSLLAVRLVSRLRAELDAEIDMRTIFEARTPAELAARFATAAPSRTSLEPWPIRPESLPLSFSQSRFWFHGELSEGSDGEPQTITTVLRLTGELDTEALRAALRDVAGRHESLRTVFPVVDGAAHQHVLDLDSPAVTSRLELPVDRVEPGRLARTMAEASGQAFDLTAEPPLRVRLLATDDSEHILLVTIHHIVFDGWSAGPFLRDLSVAYRARLAGGAAPDWDDLPVQYADFTLWQREVLGSADDEDSLCARQLAYWRRRLDGLPEELVLPTDRPRPPTASHRAESVALRLGADDHGRLAGLARRHGASLFTVLHAGLAAFLHRLGAGTDIAVGSPVAGRTDVAMDELVGCFVNTVVIRTDVSGEPDFGALVDRARTEVVAALDHQDVPFEKVVEAVNPPRTPARHPVFQTMLSLQNNAAATVDLPGLDAVRPATDDRYPSIAFDLLFDITETGTGLEGRLVYAQDLFDRATAERMAGWFELFLAAAAADPARPVGRLDLISSGERTHMLESGSGHAREVSARTVPERVREWADETPDAVAAVCGGDSLSYRELDTRSRRLARYLCARGAGPERVVAVAMERSLDLLVALIAVHRSGAAYLPIDPGHPRARIAAVLSGARPGSPVLVLSDRATRAAVGEDGWLALDDPETASRLAAPADDDASVGGPQVRTDPHGLAYAIHTSGSTGRPKGVAVTHRNLTNLLDAMCDRMPLARDDRWLAVTTVAFDIAHLELLLPLREGACVVIAGSDEAKDPFALARLIERHIVTVMQATPSLWSVVVDSVPEAVRGLRVLVGGETLGARLAAELTDRAREVINVYGPTETTIWSLAAPVGRGEGRVPPIGCGLANTRVYVLDGCLVPVPLGVVGELYVGGAGVARGYVGRPGVTAGRFVADPFVGSGERMYRTGDLVRWSGVGELEFVGRVDDQVKVRGFRIELGEVRGALEADPAVGQAVVVVREDRLGERRLTGYVVPVAGVDVVGLAGVLVRRVGEVLPDYMVPSVVVLEGGLPLTPNGKVDRAALPVPGGDGGGADGGEGGRSRGPVGAVEELLCGLFAELLGRERVGVDADFFALGGDSISSIRLVSRARAKGVVITAREVFRHRTVEALAAHARLRQPKAKPGAETAKPAEETASAPATANPGDALTGPEPTGPVPLTPILRWQRDRGGPVDGFHQYVLVRTPADLELPRLHAILQSLLDRHDTLRMRLRRTPEWRLDILPRGAVTVDGRIARVPVDGTGTGIDGVQAEWERTLRVQVDLARGRLAPETGNMLQAVWFDTGPGNPGRLLLLINHLSVDGVSWRILLQDLRGAWTQPAAEPPRPAASFPEWGGRLEKNALDRSVELPYWSTVLEGAGELFDGAAVLPGRDVLRTQETISRVLTADRAEALLTRLPARLGTGVNTVLLAALGLALRGWRAAYFPRNTAPFLVDVEGHGREALADDPADEPDISTTVGWFTSMFPVRLDTRSDAPYDALRSVRDQLDTMQDKGLGYGLLRHLNPATAPVLERLPRGQILFNYLGRFESPDDTDWSLAPEAAAVGSGGDPDMPLTHLLEVSAVALQRKGGPELHISWAYASGLLEQHQVDDLADRWTGALAHLADHFEEAATADAAGAGAGAAEGVEPIEGGACA